One region of Natronolimnobius baerhuensis genomic DNA includes:
- a CDS encoding HVO_0758 family zinc finger protein, which yields MRSVRKALREGELDKDTYDRLVCGDCDQPLKTENDPDSIKTVRICPDCDAEWKEIR from the coding sequence ATGAGATCTGTCCGGAAGGCACTCCGCGAAGGCGAACTCGATAAGGACACCTACGACCGACTTGTCTGTGGTGACTGCGACCAACCACTGAAGACCGAAAACGACCCTGACTCGATCAAAACGGTCCGGATCTGTCCGGACTGTGACGCCGAGTGGAAAGAGATCCGATAA
- a CDS encoding DUF7344 domain-containing protein, with translation MHPETIDRTYKLLSNACRRQLLYLLLESEQWTVDTLARRLTAWEQETPAPAVTESETKQVKATLVHTHLPRLADHGAIEYDADREAVAPGSRFDEVCSFVDRARAVELGGSTSTQASSGELTS, from the coding sequence ATGCATCCAGAGACCATTGACCGGACGTATAAACTCCTCTCCAACGCTTGCCGTCGACAGTTGCTGTACCTGCTTTTGGAATCGGAACAGTGGACCGTCGACACGCTCGCCCGTCGCCTGACTGCCTGGGAGCAAGAGACGCCAGCCCCAGCAGTCACCGAATCCGAGACGAAACAGGTGAAAGCAACGCTGGTCCACACTCATCTCCCACGACTTGCAGACCACGGCGCAATCGAGTACGACGCCGACCGCGAGGCGGTCGCACCAGGCTCTCGTTTCGATGAGGTTTGCTCGTTCGTCGACCGTGCTCGAGCAGTCGAACTGGGAGGCAGTACCTCGACACAGGCGTCCTCCGGCGAACTGACTAGTTGA
- a CDS encoding 5-methyltetrahydropteroyltriglutamate--homocysteine methyltransferase has protein sequence MTEYVSTTPGLFPLPDWAKDDLSDLKGHQKHDLISGDEGDEITAAYAEGREEVIGAQEAAGLDRISEGQLRWDDMLAHPLAVHDAVDTQGIVRYYDNNNFYRDPVVQGDLDFSGDVASELESAAELTDGDLQAVLPGPYSLADLATDDHYGDDAEFLGAIADFLEGELEAFPEHETLFLLEPSLVESAPEDGADERASEAIDQVASATDADVVVQPYWGALEEKMYAHLLDADIDAVGFDFVENQDENLYNIQEYGATDDISLGLADGQSTLVEDAEAIRDRVDWVYDQLPTAEFETVYLTTNTETFYLPYNKFKDKLAVLAEAAELAEVKAA, from the coding sequence ATGACTGAGTACGTCTCGACCACGCCGGGACTCTTTCCGCTCCCGGACTGGGCGAAAGACGACCTTTCGGATCTGAAGGGCCACCAGAAACACGACCTCATCAGCGGCGATGAGGGCGACGAGATTACCGCGGCCTACGCGGAGGGCCGCGAAGAAGTGATCGGCGCACAGGAGGCCGCCGGTCTCGACCGTATCAGCGAGGGCCAACTGCGCTGGGACGACATGCTCGCCCACCCGCTTGCGGTCCACGACGCCGTCGACACTCAGGGGATCGTCCGCTACTACGACAACAACAACTTCTATCGCGACCCCGTCGTCCAGGGCGACCTCGACTTCTCGGGCGACGTCGCATCCGAACTCGAGTCGGCCGCGGAACTCACCGACGGCGACCTGCAGGCCGTCCTTCCCGGCCCGTACTCGCTCGCCGACCTCGCGACCGACGACCACTACGGCGACGACGCCGAGTTCCTCGGCGCAATCGCTGACTTCCTCGAGGGCGAACTCGAGGCCTTCCCTGAGCACGAGACCCTGTTCCTGCTCGAGCCATCGCTCGTCGAGTCCGCACCAGAAGACGGCGCGGACGAACGCGCGAGCGAGGCAATCGATCAGGTCGCGAGTGCAACGGACGCCGATGTCGTCGTCCAGCCCTACTGGGGCGCACTCGAGGAGAAGATGTACGCACACCTGCTCGATGCGGATATCGACGCAGTCGGCTTCGACTTCGTCGAGAACCAGGACGAGAATCTCTACAACATTCAGGAGTACGGCGCGACCGACGACATCTCGCTCGGACTGGCGGACGGGCAGAGCACGCTCGTCGAGGACGCGGAAGCGATCCGCGACCGCGTCGACTGGGTCTACGACCAGCTTCCAACCGCCGAGTTCGAGACGGTCTATCTGACGACGAACACGGAGACGTTCTACCTGCCGTACAACAAGTTCAAGGACAAACTCGCCGTCCTCGCCGAAGCCGCGGAACTCGCGGAGGTGAAAGCAGCATGA
- a CDS encoding glycosyltransferase family protein — MEYVQERIATLHDFGGLGTESGATDLDTANTADASGGAAHSSPIADTAVIVPMTAREHRNPAAARVLSELESLEPAPAAVYVPVRADPDEIEPFREWLTSFSLPIRVLWCNAPTVDALFARAGLDGDFGKGRDVWLALGPAAAAGEYVVVHDADARSYTVDHVHRLLAPLAMDAGFEFAKGYYARIEDDRLYGRLFRLFYAPLLRAIASEHDAQILEYLQSFRYALAGEFAMTADLATQLQTPRTWGLEVGTLGDAFEHAGFAGTAQVDLGRHVHDHRAVAGETGLEGMSREVGATLFRVLEAGGLEPDYETLPERYRAAGSELIDQYQADAAFNGLEYDPAGEHDQLERYAGAISPPGADRRLPRWADASLEPAAVVEAAQPWTDGAEPTDVPRVDSRVRK; from the coding sequence ATGGAGTACGTACAGGAGCGAATCGCGACGCTCCACGATTTCGGCGGGCTGGGGACGGAATCGGGGGCCACTGACCTGGATACGGCCAATACCGCCGACGCCAGCGGCGGTGCGGCTCATTCGAGTCCCATCGCCGACACCGCCGTTATTGTTCCGATGACCGCGCGCGAACACCGCAACCCCGCCGCTGCGCGCGTCCTCTCAGAACTCGAGTCGCTCGAGCCTGCGCCGGCAGCCGTGTACGTCCCCGTTCGCGCCGATCCTGACGAAATCGAGCCGTTTCGCGAGTGGCTCACGTCGTTTTCGCTCCCGATTCGCGTCCTCTGGTGTAACGCGCCCACAGTGGACGCGCTGTTTGCACGCGCCGGTCTCGACGGGGACTTCGGGAAGGGCCGCGACGTCTGGCTTGCACTCGGGCCAGCGGCGGCGGCCGGTGAGTACGTCGTCGTTCACGATGCGGATGCGCGAAGTTACACCGTCGACCACGTTCATCGCCTCCTCGCGCCGCTTGCGATGGACGCCGGCTTCGAGTTCGCGAAGGGGTACTACGCCCGAATCGAAGACGACCGCCTCTACGGGCGACTCTTTCGACTGTTCTATGCACCCCTGCTTCGGGCGATTGCGAGCGAGCACGACGCGCAAATCCTCGAGTATCTGCAGTCGTTCCGATACGCGCTGGCCGGCGAGTTCGCGATGACCGCGGATCTCGCCACACAATTGCAAACGCCTCGAACCTGGGGACTCGAGGTCGGGACACTCGGTGATGCCTTCGAGCACGCCGGCTTTGCGGGCACTGCACAGGTCGACCTCGGCCGACACGTCCACGATCACCGCGCGGTCGCCGGTGAGACCGGCCTCGAGGGAATGAGCCGCGAGGTCGGCGCAACTCTGTTTCGCGTACTCGAGGCTGGCGGTCTCGAGCCAGACTACGAGACACTGCCAGAGCGCTATCGAGCCGCGGGTTCTGAGCTAATTGACCAGTACCAAGCCGACGCGGCGTTCAACGGCCTTGAGTACGACCCCGCAGGCGAACACGACCAACTCGAGCGCTATGCAGGCGCGATTTCTCCGCCCGGGGCGGACCGGCGACTGCCGCGCTGGGCGGACGCCTCGCTCGAGCCAGCAGCAGTCGTCGAGGCGGCCCAGCCCTGGACTGATGGGGCTGAGCCGACAGACGTGCCCCGCGTCGACTCGCGCGTCCGGAAGTGA
- a CDS encoding SDR family oxidoreductase, translating to MDIAILGCGHVGCELGRQLAARGHRPIGVRRSADGLERIEDAGFEAVQADITDRADLEAVPDADALVFAASSGGRDAEAAREIYVDGLKTAIDAFGERETTPERLIYTSSTGVYGDHDGDWVDEETPLEPTTAKTEVLAEAERVALERPAEYDFEGTVARFSGLYGPERYRLERYLEGPVTEGYLNMVHRDDAAGSVRYLLTENLARGEVVQVVDDEPVSKWAFADWLASECDLPEPPKQTKSERLEAGELSEAARRRILTSKRCSNEYLRDLGYEFAYPTYREGYRDALEEYCDG from the coding sequence ATGGACATTGCAATTCTTGGCTGTGGGCACGTCGGCTGTGAGTTGGGTCGTCAACTTGCTGCACGCGGACACCGACCGATTGGGGTTCGACGCTCGGCGGACGGTCTCGAGCGGATCGAGGACGCCGGATTTGAGGCTGTACAAGCCGATATAACCGACCGCGCCGACCTCGAGGCAGTCCCCGACGCTGACGCGCTCGTCTTCGCTGCAAGCAGCGGTGGACGGGACGCCGAGGCCGCCCGCGAGATCTACGTTGACGGATTGAAAACGGCAATCGACGCGTTTGGCGAGCGCGAGACGACTCCCGAGCGTCTCATCTATACGTCTTCGACCGGCGTCTACGGCGACCACGACGGCGACTGGGTCGACGAGGAAACGCCACTCGAGCCGACAACGGCGAAAACCGAGGTCCTCGCTGAAGCCGAACGCGTGGCCCTCGAGCGCCCAGCTGAATACGATTTCGAAGGCACGGTTGCCCGTTTTTCAGGACTCTACGGACCCGAACGATACCGCCTCGAGCGCTATCTCGAGGGGCCAGTCACGGAGGGCTATCTGAACATGGTGCACCGCGACGACGCCGCTGGCTCCGTCCGGTACCTGCTCACAGAGAATCTCGCCCGCGGCGAGGTCGTTCAGGTCGTCGATGACGAACCGGTCTCGAAGTGGGCGTTTGCAGACTGGCTCGCAAGCGAGTGTGACCTGCCAGAGCCGCCAAAGCAGACCAAATCTGAGCGACTCGAGGCGGGTGAACTCTCCGAGGCGGCGCGTCGACGGATTCTGACGAGCAAGCGCTGTTCGAACGAGTACCTCCGGGATCTCGGCTACGAGTTTGCCTACCCGACGTATCGCGAGGGGTATCGCGACGCACTCGAGGAATACTGCGACGGGTAA
- a CDS encoding DHH family phosphoesterase, protein MSDGDVTRSSAFTGGEAGAWTGPVTAVDDLTETLQSLDPLVLSLLVLGAVGLVLGLWWFVRWFRRPAGVHFRRVLADYDEVTVLMHPSPDPDAMSCAMAVDAIAADVGTETTLQYAGEIRHQENRAFRTVLDLEMEQIESSSELAAEATVLVDHNTPRGFTGAQTVEPIAVIDHHPGNGTGTEFTDVRTEYGAAATIFVEYLSDIGSMADDNAISPELATGLLYGVQSDTNQLTNGCSRAEFDACAALYEWIDEDLLDRIANPQVSDDVLQIKATAITEKRVEGPFAICDVGPVSNTDAIPQAADELMHLEGVTAVVVYGSNDGTLHLSGRSRDDRVHMGETLRHAVSDIPMANAGGHARMGGGQVSIEHMRGIGPSDGIDKAEFEDRLFSSLSGER, encoded by the coding sequence ATGAGCGACGGGGACGTGACGAGGAGCAGTGCGTTCACCGGGGGCGAAGCGGGGGCGTGGACGGGTCCTGTCACAGCGGTCGACGATCTCACCGAGACGCTGCAGTCACTCGACCCGCTGGTGTTATCGCTGCTGGTGCTTGGCGCTGTTGGCCTCGTATTGGGGCTCTGGTGGTTCGTTCGCTGGTTTCGCAGACCAGCCGGTGTACACTTTCGACGCGTCCTCGCAGACTACGACGAGGTGACGGTGTTGATGCATCCGAGTCCGGATCCGGATGCAATGTCGTGTGCGATGGCCGTCGACGCAATCGCCGCCGACGTCGGTACCGAGACGACGCTCCAGTACGCTGGCGAGATCCGCCATCAGGAAAATCGCGCGTTTCGAACCGTCCTCGACCTCGAGATGGAACAGATCGAGTCGAGTTCGGAACTCGCGGCCGAGGCGACCGTCCTGGTCGACCACAACACCCCACGCGGCTTTACGGGTGCCCAGACTGTCGAACCGATTGCTGTCATCGACCACCACCCAGGAAACGGGACGGGAACGGAGTTTACCGACGTGCGCACGGAGTACGGCGCAGCGGCAACGATTTTCGTCGAGTACCTGAGTGATATCGGTTCGATGGCCGACGACAACGCCATCTCTCCAGAACTCGCAACCGGCCTGCTCTACGGCGTACAGTCGGATACGAATCAGCTCACGAACGGCTGCTCGAGGGCGGAATTCGACGCGTGTGCAGCCCTCTATGAGTGGATCGACGAGGACCTCCTTGATCGGATCGCCAACCCGCAGGTCAGTGACGACGTGCTCCAGATCAAAGCAACAGCGATCACGGAAAAGCGCGTCGAAGGTCCCTTTGCGATCTGTGATGTCGGTCCCGTCTCAAACACGGACGCGATTCCCCAGGCGGCGGACGAACTCATGCATCTGGAGGGCGTGACGGCAGTCGTCGTCTACGGCTCGAACGACGGCACGCTACACCTCTCTGGGCGCTCTCGAGATGATAGAGTCCATATGGGTGAGACGCTTCGCCACGCTGTCAGTGACATTCCGATGGCAAATGCCGGTGGCCACGCCCGAATGGGTGGCGGACAGGTCTCTATCGAACACATGCGCGGGATCGGTCCCTCCGATGGGATCGACAAAGCCGAGTTCGAAGACCGGCTCTTTTCGTCGCTGTCTGGCGAGCGCTGA
- a CDS encoding methionine synthase: MSNENKDQFRPEDHDNDHFLLTTVVGSYPKPKWLNRAKELYEDPDHSFDEDDFQEAEDDAARLITQEHERAGLDVVVDGEMRRNEMVEFFAHRIEGYEFNGPVKVWGHNYFDKPSVVTEVEYDESWLVDEYKFIADATDRPVKVPITGPYTLASWAFNEAYEDDAELSYALADLVNEEIEKLVEAGARYIQIDEPALATTPDDHAIVGEALEHIVEDIPEEVRIGLHVCYGDYSRIYPEILDFPVDEFDLELANGDYDQLDVFKDPEFTADLALGVTDVHVAEAESVEQIEENILKGLEVVPPEQLVLSPDCGVKLLPRDVAYGKMANMVEAARNVEAKLDAGEIDVERGAATPADD, from the coding sequence ATGAGCAACGAAAACAAAGACCAATTCCGACCGGAGGACCACGACAACGATCACTTCCTGCTGACGACCGTCGTCGGCAGCTATCCGAAGCCCAAGTGGCTCAACCGCGCGAAAGAACTCTACGAAGACCCCGATCACAGCTTCGACGAAGACGACTTTCAGGAGGCCGAAGACGACGCTGCGCGCCTGATCACGCAGGAACACGAACGCGCTGGCCTCGATGTCGTCGTTGACGGCGAAATGCGGCGCAACGAGATGGTCGAGTTCTTCGCCCACCGCATCGAGGGCTACGAGTTCAACGGCCCCGTCAAAGTCTGGGGACACAACTACTTCGATAAGCCGTCGGTCGTCACGGAAGTCGAGTACGACGAAAGCTGGCTCGTCGACGAGTACAAGTTCATCGCCGACGCAACCGACCGCCCCGTCAAGGTCCCGATTACGGGTCCCTACACGCTCGCAAGCTGGGCGTTCAACGAGGCCTACGAGGACGACGCCGAACTGTCCTACGCACTCGCCGACCTCGTCAACGAGGAGATCGAAAAGCTCGTTGAGGCCGGCGCACGCTACATCCAGATCGACGAGCCCGCACTCGCGACCACCCCGGATGACCACGCCATCGTCGGCGAGGCACTCGAGCACATCGTCGAGGACATCCCCGAGGAAGTCCGCATCGGCCTGCACGTCTGTTACGGCGACTACTCCCGGATCTACCCCGAAATCCTCGACTTCCCCGTCGACGAGTTCGACCTCGAGCTCGCAAACGGCGACTACGACCAGCTCGACGTGTTCAAAGACCCCGAGTTCACCGCGGACCTCGCACTCGGCGTCACCGACGTCCACGTCGCCGAGGCCGAATCCGTCGAACAGATCGAGGAGAACATCCTGAAGGGCCTCGAGGTCGTGCCGCCGGAACAGCTCGTCCTCTCACCTGACTGCGGTGTGAAGCTCCTGCCTCGCGATGTCGCCTACGGCAAGATGGCGAACATGGTCGAAGCGGCCCGCAACGTCGAAGCGAAACTCGACGCTGGCGAAATCGACGTCGAACGCGGTGCGGCCACGCCGGCTGACGACTAA
- a CDS encoding DUF7109 family protein, whose translation MDATADELAGVVDLFGGLTRAELERALSEAAYRADGQSVDGDALEVALEEARSSFALLEYDRADGDPLLVAGPTAFPTVPAHAEDVPHILDVERRRLDRDALGEQARVEFQDAVDDAVAASEDTTRLHDLLDISYDIEAWAPVDLADERDRLEAAIE comes from the coding sequence ATGGATGCAACGGCCGACGAACTGGCGGGCGTCGTCGACCTCTTTGGCGGCCTGACGCGCGCCGAACTCGAGCGCGCACTGTCCGAAGCTGCCTACCGCGCCGACGGCCAGTCAGTCGATGGGGACGCACTCGAGGTTGCTCTCGAGGAGGCACGCAGTTCGTTTGCCCTACTCGAGTACGACCGAGCGGACGGCGACCCCCTGCTGGTTGCCGGACCAACGGCGTTTCCGACCGTCCCCGCTCACGCCGAGGACGTGCCACACATCCTCGATGTCGAGCGCCGGCGTCTCGACCGCGACGCCCTCGGTGAGCAGGCACGCGTGGAGTTTCAGGATGCTGTCGACGACGCCGTCGCTGCGAGCGAGGACACGACCCGTCTCCACGACCTCCTCGACATCAGCTACGATATCGAAGCCTGGGCTCCGGTCGACCTTGCTGACGAACGCGACCGACTGGAAGCCGCCATCGAGTGA
- a CDS encoding nitroreductase family protein, translated as MQETISKRLDLETAATDHRETDYDIDSLFVNRWSPRAMTGEPLEESEFLPLFEAARWAPSAFNNQHWRFIYATREDDEWDTFTDLLLGGNEDWATDAGVLAVIVSKTTFDHNGEPAPTHSFDTGSAWQNLALEGARRDLAVHGMAGFDYERAAAELEVPEEYAVEAMVAIGERAPPESLPDDLQEREQPSGRKDLETIVHRGGFDA; from the coding sequence ATGCAAGAGACTATTTCGAAGCGCCTGGATCTCGAGACGGCTGCGACCGACCACCGTGAGACCGACTACGACATCGATTCGCTCTTCGTGAATCGTTGGTCGCCACGCGCGATGACCGGCGAACCGCTCGAGGAGTCGGAGTTCCTGCCGCTGTTCGAGGCCGCCCGCTGGGCACCCTCGGCGTTCAATAACCAGCACTGGCGGTTCATCTACGCGACGCGCGAGGACGACGAGTGGGACACCTTCACCGACCTGCTGCTCGGCGGGAACGAGGACTGGGCGACCGATGCCGGCGTCCTCGCCGTCATCGTCTCGAAGACGACGTTCGACCACAACGGCGAACCCGCGCCAACACACTCGTTCGACACTGGTTCCGCCTGGCAGAACCTCGCACTCGAGGGCGCACGCCGCGATCTGGCCGTCCACGGCATGGCCGGCTTCGATTACGAGCGCGCCGCTGCGGAACTCGAGGTGCCCGAGGAGTACGCCGTCGAGGCAATGGTCGCGATTGGCGAGCGCGCGCCACCCGAGTCGCTGCCAGACGATCTGCAGGAGCGTGAACAGCCAAGCGGCCGCAAGGACCTCGAGACGATTGTCCACCGCGGCGGTTTCGACGCGTAA
- a CDS encoding SDR family NAD(P)-dependent oxidoreductase, which produces MVSFTTGTAVVTGGGSGIGRTTAQTFADRGANVVIADLDAEDGEEVVAEIIDAGGDAMFVETDVTDPDAAAAMVDTAVDEYGSLDFAFNNAGIGGAQAPVSEYDPEDWRAVIDVNLVGVFNCMHAELEQMQSQDDGGVIVNNSSVLGKVGFATSSGYSAAKHGVLGLTKSAALENGETGVRINAVCPGFIETPLLEEGGITSDPEMRELIESRHAMNRLGTTDEVAAAVVWLCNDEASFVTGEALGVEGGYLSQ; this is translated from the coding sequence ATGGTCTCGTTTACCACAGGTACTGCTGTCGTCACTGGCGGCGGCTCGGGAATCGGCCGAACGACTGCACAGACGTTCGCAGATCGCGGCGCAAACGTTGTCATCGCTGATCTCGACGCCGAAGACGGCGAGGAAGTCGTCGCAGAGATCATCGACGCGGGCGGCGACGCGATGTTCGTCGAGACGGACGTCACCGATCCGGACGCGGCCGCTGCGATGGTTGACACCGCCGTCGACGAGTACGGCAGCCTCGACTTTGCGTTCAACAACGCCGGCATCGGCGGCGCACAGGCACCGGTCAGCGAGTACGACCCCGAGGACTGGCGCGCCGTGATCGACGTCAACCTCGTGGGCGTATTCAACTGCATGCACGCCGAACTCGAGCAGATGCAGTCCCAGGACGACGGCGGCGTTATCGTCAACAACTCCTCGGTCCTCGGAAAAGTGGGCTTCGCAACCTCCTCAGGTTACTCGGCGGCAAAACACGGCGTGCTCGGCCTGACGAAATCGGCCGCCCTCGAGAACGGCGAAACCGGCGTTCGAATCAACGCCGTCTGTCCCGGCTTTATCGAGACGCCACTGCTCGAGGAAGGCGGGATTACGAGTGACCCCGAGATGCGTGAACTGATCGAGAGCCGCCATGCGATGAACCGACTTGGGACGACAGACGAGGTCGCAGCCGCCGTCGTCTGGCTGTGTAACGACGAGGCATCGTTCGTCACTGGGGAAGCGCTCGGCGTCGAAGGTGGCTACCTCAGCCAGTAA
- a CDS encoding carbohydrate kinase family protein has protein sequence MNADILVAGETLVDFLPERPGPITDVSGFERRAGGAPANVAVALARLECTPLFWTRVGDDPFGRYLRDTLAERGLSDRFVELDPAAKTTLAFVTHDDTGDRSFSFYREDTADTRLEPGQIADSVLEDCEWVHAGGVALSSGRSRAATLDLLERATAAGVTTSFDPNARPELWPDEATFRSVCRDALAHADVLKATGGELEALGFAGETVAERARGALEAGPHTVLATRGSAGALAVTGEAAPWSGPRTATHPGYDADVVDTTGAGDAFVGGAIVALHEGRGLEEAIAFANAVGAAATTAPGAMTALPDRETVSSIRDGDVM, from the coding sequence ATGAACGCCGACATCCTCGTCGCCGGGGAGACACTCGTCGATTTCCTCCCCGAGCGACCCGGCCCGATTACCGACGTTTCGGGATTCGAACGACGCGCCGGCGGCGCGCCCGCGAACGTCGCCGTCGCGCTCGCTCGCCTCGAGTGCACCCCGCTGTTCTGGACGCGTGTTGGTGATGACCCGTTCGGACGCTACCTCCGGGACACGCTCGCGGAGCGCGGACTTTCCGACCGATTCGTCGAACTCGACCCGGCAGCGAAGACGACGCTCGCGTTCGTCACCCACGATGACACCGGCGACCGGAGCTTTTCGTTCTACCGTGAGGATACCGCCGACACGCGCCTCGAGCCGGGGCAAATCGCCGATAGCGTGCTCGAGGACTGTGAGTGGGTCCACGCGGGCGGCGTCGCCCTCTCGAGTGGCCGCTCGCGGGCGGCGACGCTCGACCTCCTCGAGCGTGCCACAGCAGCGGGGGTGACGACCTCGTTCGACCCGAACGCGCGCCCGGAACTGTGGCCCGACGAGGCGACGTTCCGGTCGGTCTGTCGCGACGCGCTCGCACACGCCGACGTACTGAAAGCGACCGGCGGCGAACTCGAGGCGCTCGGCTTTGCGGGCGAAACTGTCGCAGAGCGCGCTCGCGGGGCGCTCGAGGCCGGCCCGCACACGGTGCTTGCAACCCGCGGGAGTGCGGGCGCACTCGCTGTCACGGGCGAGGCTGCTCCGTGGTCAGGGCCACGAACCGCGACTCATCCGGGCTACGACGCCGACGTGGTCGATACGACCGGCGCGGGCGATGCCTTCGTCGGGGGCGCGATTGTTGCCCTCCACGAGGGACGCGGTCTCGAGGAGGCTATCGCGTTCGCTAACGCGGTCGGCGCGGCAGCGACGACGGCTCCCGGCGCAATGACGGCGCTGCCGGATCGAGAAACTGTTAGCTCGATTCGTGATGGCGATGTGATGTGA
- a CDS encoding DUF5791 family protein: protein MFHEQRLTVPETPAELRAEYQDDFERALEDAGASDTDASDAAAATDLERERLDAVLAGDEPELSLEEAAQIQALADGAPDAETLVTIACEHLLLGMTTAVLDVDALESELAIEMDAKEIQQKIEQRAPMSFDEYVHIQHAIVANTP from the coding sequence ATGTTCCACGAACAGCGACTAACCGTGCCGGAAACGCCTGCGGAGCTACGCGCGGAGTATCAGGATGATTTCGAGCGCGCGCTCGAGGACGCCGGTGCCAGCGACACCGATGCCAGCGACGCTGCGGCGGCCACCGATCTCGAGCGCGAGCGTCTCGACGCCGTGCTCGCGGGCGATGAACCCGAACTCTCACTCGAGGAGGCAGCCCAGATTCAGGCCCTGGCAGACGGTGCGCCTGATGCCGAGACACTCGTGACGATTGCCTGCGAACATCTCCTGTTGGGAATGACGACGGCAGTCCTCGATGTCGACGCCCTCGAGAGTGAACTCGCCATCGAGATGGATGCAAAGGAGATTCAACAGAAGATCGAACAGCGCGCGCCGATGTCGTTCGACGAGTACGTCCACATCCAGCACGCAATCGTGGCTAACACGCCGTAG
- a CDS encoding NUDIX hydrolase: MSPAHHTLTLEPIAAHEPREIDDQPENAAVLAPIIEREDGDYLLFTRRADHLGKHPGQMSFPGGGAEPIDDSILETALRESNEEIGLGPDEAEIVGQLDDIRTVTEYAVTPFVARVPDRAYERDGDEVAEIVLLPLSGLLDPANYEYERREHPHYGDIVIHYFHVDGYTVWGATGRILVQLLELATKFEAPERIDRTQ, from the coding sequence ATGTCTCCCGCCCACCACACACTCACGCTCGAGCCGATTGCCGCCCACGAACCCCGAGAGATTGACGACCAGCCCGAGAATGCGGCCGTCCTCGCACCGATTATCGAGCGCGAAGATGGCGATTACCTGCTGTTTACCCGCCGAGCCGACCACCTCGGGAAACATCCCGGACAGATGAGCTTTCCCGGCGGCGGGGCCGAACCAATCGACGACTCGATTCTCGAGACTGCACTTCGAGAGTCGAACGAAGAAATCGGTCTCGGGCCGGACGAAGCCGAGATAGTCGGCCAACTCGACGATATTCGGACGGTGACTGAGTACGCCGTCACGCCGTTCGTTGCTCGCGTTCCCGACCGGGCGTACGAGCGCGACGGCGACGAAGTCGCAGAAATCGTTTTACTCCCGCTGTCAGGACTGCTCGACCCGGCCAACTACGAGTACGAACGCCGTGAGCACCCCCACTACGGTGATATCGTCATCCACTACTTCCACGTCGACGGCTACACCGTCTGGGGCGCAACCGGCCGGATTCTGGTCCAACTGCTCGAGTTGGCGACCAAGTTCGAAGCCCCAGAACGGATTGATCGAACGCAATAA